AGGGGATGCTGCTTAAAGTAGTACGTGATACATATCTCATTATTCCTTTTAATGCTAATCCGGAATCCTACGTTCCCGATAGAAACCTTGTGGCTAAATACATCATGCAGAATAAGGAGTATTATATCGGGTATGCTTCAGCAATGAAGATCCATGGGCTCACCCTCCAATCCGCAGACAAGGAATATGTGGTCACCAAAAGGCAAATTAAACCGTCCATCAGAACACACAGGGGAATCACATATCAATTTATTCACCATGATGCAACCCGATTCTTCGGTTTTAGCAGCCTTTGGATCAACAAGAGCGAACAAGCCATGGTGAGTGATCTGGAGAGGACAATCGTGGATGTGGCTACCAAACCGCAACTTTCCGGTGGCATTGTTGAGCTTGGAAAGGCCATCTTTCAGACGACAGATAGGATCGACCATGATAAGTTGTTTTATTACTTCTCAAGAAATAATATTCTGGCAGCAAAGAAGAGATATCTGTTCCTTACCGAAATACTGGGTCTGGAATGGACCGATGATCATGATAGAATGATGAAAGAATTAGGAACCAGCATCTCTCTGTTAGATCCTGCAGCCCCACATCAGGGGCCAAAAAAAAGCAATTTCGGTTTGAAGATCAATGTGGACCCGCTCCTCATTAAGCGGAAAGTCCTTGCTACAAGTTAGTACTGATACCATTAAGGACCGCCACACTATTAAGGACCGACACGCTATTATTGATCTGCACGCTATTAAGGACCGACACGCTATTATTGATCTGTACAATATTAAGGACCGGCACGCTATTATTGATCTGTACAATATTAAGGACCGGCACGCTTACCGTCCCGCCTTTGTTCTTTTTCTCCCTAACTAACACCCTTACAAGATAATGGGACACCCAAAAACGTAGAAATCAACCTCCTAAAATGCTGATTTTCTCAATTCTAATAAATCACTCCGAAAACAGTGATGAAAACAGAAGCTGTTGCAGGCCATACTAAAAAACTGTAATCTGAGTGGCTAAAGGCTATGGATCTATTTGAGATATTCGTTCAGTTTGTCGTCCAGGTAATGCCTGCGCAGGCCTACCGCCAGGATAACGCCATCGCCATTGATGAGAAAGTTAACAGGGATGGACGAAACCTCGTATTCAATGGCCGCCTCTGAATATCTTCCCTTCAGATCGCTCACATGATATTCCCACTCCAGGCTGTCCTTTTCAATGGCCGCAACCCAGTCATCCCGGTCCCGGTCAAGGGACACACTATAGATGGTAAATCCGGAGCCGTTTACAAACTCCCTGTCCGTGTATTTGCGATAAATTTCCACCAGATAGGGATTATCCCGGCGGCAGGGGGGGCACCAGGCAGCCCAGAAATCGATCAGCACCATCTTTCCGCGCAGGGAGTGCAGCGAAATCTGTTTCCCCGTGGTAGATTCCAGCAGTAAATCCGGGGCAACCTGTCCGATACGGATGGCTTTCACCACCTCTTCTGCCGCCCTTAGGGGAATATCACTTCCCTGAGCTCCGGCCTGCTGGTTAGAGGAGAATAACATAAAGCCGGCTGCCAGTATCATGTAGTAGACAATCTTCATATTCAAGTTTTAGTATGGGGCCCAATATACTAAACCTTCAGGAATAATGCCTGCAGCCACCATATCGGTGGCCAGGGGATTGGTCCCGGCAATGATCAGATCGGTCTTGACCAGGTCGCCGTCGGAAGGTCCATTCCCCTCCATGGAGGTCGAAGCGTCAATCACCGTCAGTCCAGGGGGACAGGCCCGGACCATGTCCATAATCTCAAAGGACACACAGGGAGAGTTCTTTTCAAAAGCCTCTTTGGTGGTGCAGTGGGGATCGGGGCTTACCAGGTTGGACTTCAGTATGATACGAAGAGGAAAAGCCGGAGGCGATGCCCAGGGTGCCGACCACCCCTGTAAGCACAAATTCGCGTCGCGTGAGGATTGAGAAGTATAACCAGTTTTACCTTATCTTCAAAATTGTTATAACTATTTTGAACTTATATTGGATATTGCTATATTTCGCTTATGATTCCACGCATACCCCTTGAGAAAATCACAAGGCAACTAAACCGTCAAAGAGCCATCATCATCTATGGTCCGCGCCAATGCGGTAAGACGACTCTGCTAAATATGCTTACGCCTCAGCTGAATGGAGAATATCTATGGCTGAACGGAGATGACAATGCGGATGCAGCCCTGCTATCCGACAACTCAAGAGAACGCTTAAAAAGAGTTATTGGAAAGAATAAATACCTCATTATTGATGAAGCCCAGGAAATCGAGCAGATTGGTAAAAAGATAAAAATCATCATCGATGCCCTGCCTGGTATTTGTCCAATCTTATCAGGTTCATCGGCATTTGAACTGGCAAATAAGATGAATGAGCCGCTGACCGGACGCAAATTCGAAATCTTCCTCTTCCCGGTAGCCTTTTCTGAGATGTCGGCATATCACGGACTCAGAAAGGAAATTCAACAGCTTGAGAGCAGGTTGATTTTTGGTTCCTATCCGGAAATTGTTATGAATCCGGGACAAGAGAAGGAGCTGTTAAAGGAACTAAGCAGCAGCTACCTTTACAAGGATGTATTCAAATATGGAAATATCCGGAAACCCAAAGAACTGGAGAAAATAGTCACTTTGTTGGCCTGGCAGCTTGGAAGTGAAGTGAATATATCGGAATTAGCCAGAGAAGCCGGTACTTCATCCCATACAGTTGAACGTTATTTGGACCTGCTGCAGAAATCATATATTATTATTGAATTGCCTGCCTTTTCCAGGAACCATCGCAACGAGATAAAAAAGAACAAGAAGATTTATTTCATTGATAACGGGATTCGCAATACTTTGGTTGGAAACCTGGATCTTTTGGCAACAAGAAGTGATGCAGGTGCATTATGGGAAAATTACCTGGTGTCTGAAAGACATAAGCTCAATGCATTCAAGGGATTTCATGGTTACAAATATTTCTGGAGAACCAAACAACAGCAGGAAATTGATTACCTGGAGGAATCCGATGGCAAGATCGACGCTTTTGAATTCAAATGGAACCCCGCCAAAAAAGCAAAAATTCCGCTCACCTTCACCAAAAACTATCCTGTCAACAGCACGACTCTGGTGAATCCGGACAATTATGAACTTTTTCTGAATAAGGACTGAATCACAGTACTTGAAATACGCTTCTGTTTACTCATAACTGTCTGTCATTACATTGTACAGCCAAGTTACGTCAGAAGCCCTGTATCTGTCAAGTAAATTATTGAATATTATGGATTTAGTCCCTGAATAAGCGCTTTCCCTATTTAAGAAGTTCCTTCAGCTTATCTTCCAGATAATACCCCCGCAGGCCCACGGAAACGATGATGCCGTCTCCGTCGATAAGGGTGTTTGCCGGAATGGAAGAAACTTCGTACTCCAGGGCCGGGGCGGATTGCCATCCTTTCAGATCGCTTATATGCGATTCCCATTCCAGACTATCCTTCTCAATTGCTGCAGTCCATGCTTCTTTACTTCTGTCAAGGGAAACACTATAGATTGTAAACCCGGAACCGTTTATAAACTCTTTGTCCTTATAGTGGCGATATACCTTCACCAGATTGAGATTCTCCCGGCGACAGGGGCCGCACCAGGCAGCCCAGAAATCGATCAGGACCATCTTACCCCGGAGGGAGGACAGGGAAATGGTTTCCCCTGCCGGAGATTCAAAAACCAGTTCAGGCGCCCGGTCTCCTATTTGGAGACCTGTCGACACTTCTTCCCGAAGCATCTCCGAATCCCCGCTTTGCTGACCATTAACACCCTGGGGCCAAAGGGAGAAAAGGGCGATTGTTATCATCAATACAGGGTGTGCAGCTTTCATATTCCAGATTTTGTAAGGGGGCTAATATATAAAATATTAGTTCACACAGCTCCGGCCGAACTGCGCAGGATGCTCTCCGGGCCGCAGAGACCAGGATCAGGCCATGGGGAAGGCAGGGCTATTTCAGGTACTCTTTCAGCTTGTTATCGAGGTACTCCCCTCTCAGGTTCTTGGCCAGAATGATCCCATCCCCGTCGATCAGGAAGTTTGCCGGGATGGCCATCACCCCGTACTGGGCTGCAGGAACGGATTGCCAGTATTTGAGATCGCTCACGTGGGATTCCCATTCCAGTCCGTCTCTTTCGATGGCTGCCACCCAATCCTCTTTGGTCCGGTCCAGGGACACCCCGTAAACCGTAAAACCAGATCCGTTTACAAATTCTTTATCCTTAAAACGATGGTAGCTCTTTACCAGGTTGGGATTCTCGACCCGGCAGGGGGAACACCAGGCGGCCCAGAAATCAATCAGGACCATCTTACCCCGGAGTGATGAGAGGGAGATTTTCTCCCCTGCGGGAGATTCAAAGACCAGTTCAGGGGCTCTTTCACCAATATTTATTCCGGTTTTTATCCCGTTCTTTACCCCGCCCGGAGCTTCTGTTACGGTGGCATTTCCACCCCTGGATCCACAGGAGACCAGGAACAATGAGGTCCATAGAAGATACAATAGAGTTTTCATATAATCAAAGTTAGGGTTGTGATGCAAAAGTAGAAAATCCTGCGGATTAATCTTCACGGCGAATGGAGGCCCCCAGCTGATTGAGCCGGATATCGATGTTCTCATAGCCCCGGTCGATCTGTTCGATGTTATAGATCGTGCTGGTTCCTTCGGCCGACATGGCTGCGATGAGCAGGGCCACTCCCGCCCGTATATCGGGCGAGGACATGGTGGTCGAGCGCAGCCGAATCCTGTGATCCAGTCCGATTACGGTGGCCCGGTGAGGATCGCAAAGAATAATCTGTGCTCCCATGTCGATCAGTTTATCCACGAAAAAGAGCCTGCTCTCAAACATCTTCTGATGGATCAGTACACTCCCTTTGGCCTGGGTGGCTGTAACCAGGATAACACTCAGCAGGTCAGGAGTCAGACCGGGCCAGGGAGCATCGGCAATGGTCATAATGGCCCCGTCGATAAAGGTTTCAATGGTATAGTGATCCCGGGCCGGTACAAAGAGGTCGTCTCCCCTCCTCTCCAGGCAAATTCCCAGGCGCTGAAACGCATTGGGGATGATGCCCAGCTGCTCAAAGGCCACCTCTTTGATGGTAATCTCTGATCGGTTCATGGCAGCCATCCCAATGAAGCTGCCCACTTCAATCATATCGGGCAGTATGGTATGCTCGGTTCCTCCCAGGCTATCCACGCCATGGATGGTCAGCAGGTTAGATCCGATGCCGTCTATGGAAGCTCCCATCCGGACCAGCATATGACAGAGCTGCTGGATGTAGGGTTCGCAGGCCGCGTTGTAAATGGTGGTATCCCCCTCTGCCATCACACCGGCCATAATTATATTGGCCGTCCCGGTAACCGAAGCCTCATCCAGGTGCATGTAGGCACCCTTCAGCCTGGAGGCATTCACCTGATATAAGTGATCGGCATGGTCAAAATCAAAACTGGCTCCCAGGGCCAGGAATCCGAGGAAATGTGTATCGAGCCTTCTGCGTCCGATTTTGTCCCCTCCCGGCTTGGGCAGTACCGCCTTCCCGAAGCGGGCCAGCAAGGGCCCGAGGATCATAACCGATCCCCTCAGAGACGCCGACTGCCGGATAAAGGCCTCGGTGCGGCAATAGTCCAGGTCAACTCCTGCCGCACGAAACTGATAACTGGAAGGGGAAAGCTGCCGAACATCCACACCCATATCCCGGAGTAGTTCCATAAGGAGCAATACATCCTTGATGCGCGGAAGATTGTGTATGGTGATCGCTTCAGGGCTCAGAAGCGTGGCACACAAAATCTGAAGTGCTTCATTCTTAGCACCCTGGGGAGTGATCTCCCCTTTCAGTCCATGTCCTCCCTCAATAATGAACTTACCCATGGAACAGGTATGTGCTGGCTACTGCTTGTGTTGATGCTGATAGTACTGCTGCTTGTATTTCCCCTTTTTACCTCCACTCTTCTGCTTGGGGGCGACGGGACGGTTCTTGGCAAGGATATCTTTAGTTTCGGGTAATTTCAGTTCCGGATTCACCTCCAGAACACCCCCGGAAAGGACCTTCATATCCCCGAAGATCTCCTCATCGCTTACTGCTTCCCTGTTCCAGGTAAGATAAGATTTCTTCATATGGTAGGCAATCATCTTTACCAGGTCATCTTTCTCCTCACCAGGCTCCAGTGCAACAGCCTTCTCGATCATCAGGACAATGGAACGGCCATAATGCTTCTTGGCAATCCGGTGCTGATGATAGGGAACCTTTTCAGGTTTGCTTTTCAGGGACTCGGGCTCAGGCCAGGGGTAAGGCGAATCTATATCCAGATCAAAATCGGCAATGATGGCCAGGTGATCCCAAAGCTTGTGCTTGAAATCGTTGACATCTCTCAGGTGGGGATTCAGGTTTCCCATCACTCCAATCACGGTGCGGGCAGCCTTGTTTCGTTCGTCACGATCCTTGATGGTTTTAATATGGTTCACCATTTTATGGATATTCCTCCCATATTCGGGCAGGATCAACTTATCCCGGCTGGAATTATAATCGTATGTCATGGATTGAAATTTTTACAAAAGTAGTTCTTTCTTTTTAATCCACCACCCTGAGCTTGGCAAACTTGAGTAATAGCTGTTTGGTTCCGATGGGGAATAGCACGGTGGCTTTGATGTTGGAACCGGTTCCCTCCAGCTGGTGCACCTCCCCAATTCCAAAACGGGGATGCTCCACCCGGGTACCCACCCGGATCATTCCGGGATCGGAGGGGGTGAAATCTTCAGGGGTCTGAGAGACTGCCTGGTTCACATTTACCAGATTGCGGCCTCCCGGACGGACCTGGGATGGCTGTTGCTTCTTCTCCATGATTCTCCGGTAGCTTTCAGGAACAAATTTTTCCTTTTCACCCTCGCCCCTGCCGCTGCCCGGAAGCACGGGATAGAAATCGGGAGGAAGTTCCAGGTAACGGGGATCAATCTCTTTGATAAAACGGCTGGGTGAACAGGCATTCTGGATGCCCCATTTATAACGCTGGGCCGCGTAGGTGATCACGGCGCTCTTCTCCGCCCTGGTCAGTGCCACATAAAACAGCCTGCGCTCTTCTTCCAGATCTTTGGGATTATCGGTGCTCATTTGTGAGGGAAAGAGCTCCTCCTCCACCCCCGCAATTACCAGGTGTTTAAATTCGAGCCCTTTAGCCGAATGTATCGTCATGATAGTCACCCTGTTCTTGTCCTCCTCCTTTTCCTGGTCCGCATCGGTCATCAGGGTCACCTCCTGCAGGTAACTGCCCAGATTCATCTCCCCCTCCCTGTCAGGGTCATCCGTAAAAACCTTGATCCCGTTGAGCAGCTCCTCGATGTTTTCATACCTGCTCACATTCTCCGGGGTACGGTCCGACCGAAGTTCACTGATGATGCCGGTCTCACTGGCAATGGTATAGGCCAGGTCGAAGGCTACCATCTCCGGAAGCCGCTGCCTGAAACTCCTGATCATCTGAGTAAAGCCCTGCAGCTTATTCAGGGTTCCCCTGTTAAAGCCGAGATTGACCTGGTCGAGGTGCGTCAGTACCTCCCAGATGGGGGAATCCAGCTTTTCTGCATAGCCGTTCAGCTTTTCCAGGGTGGTCTTCCCGATCCCCCGCATGGGGTAGTTGAGGATCCGTTTGAGCGACTCGTCGTCCCTCGGATTGACGGTGAGCCGGAAATAGGCCAGCAGGTCCTTAATTTCCTTGCGCTGATAAAAAGACAGTGAACCGTAAACCTTGTAGGGAATGTTCATCCGCCGGAGACTCTCTTCAAAGATCCGGCTCTGCGCATTGGTCCGGTAAAGAATGGCAAAATCTTTATGCTCCAGCTGCTCTCTGAAACGCAGATCGGAGATATGCCCGGCGACCAGGTAGCCCTCCTCCCGGTCGTCCGAAGCCTTTAGTACCCGGATGGGTTCTCCGCTTTCATTTCTGGAAAAGACCTCCTTGGAGATCTGCCCCCTGTTCTTTTTAATGACACTGTTGGCCGCCTTGACAATGGTCTGGGTGGAGCGGTAGTTCTGTTCCAGCTTATAGATGCGGTAATCGGGATAGTCATTCTTAAAATTCAGGATATTTTCGATGCGCGCTCCCCGGAACGAATAGATACTCTGGGCATCATCCCCAACCACACAGAGGTTACGTTGAAGCTCCGATAGTTTCTTCACAATCAGGTACTGGGAGTAATTGGTGTCCTGATACTCATCCACCAGCACATAATCGAAGGTCGCCCGGTATTTGTCAAGCACCGCCGGATGATCCCTGAACAGAAGGTTGGTCTGCAGCAGCAGATCGTCGAAGTCCATGGCGCCAAAATGTTTGCAACGCTTCACATAACGGTCATACACCTCGCCCAGCCGCGGACGGCGCGATATCTGGTCGCGAACCTGAAACTCACCGCTGCCCAGGTAAACATCCGGGGTAACCAGGTTATTCTTGGCAGCTGAGATACGTCCGAATACTTCAGCGGGCTTGTAGATCTTTTCATCCAGGCCGAGCTCCCGGACAATGGTTTTCACCAGACTGCGTGAATCGATGGTGTCGTAAATGGTAAAGTTGGAAGGAAAACCCAGCACCCCGGCCTCCCGTCGCAGTATCCTGGCAAAGAGGGAATGGAAGGTCCCCATCCAGAGGCTGCGGGCCAGATCGAGCGAAACCATGGTGGCGATCCGCTCCTTCATTTCGTTGGCCGCCTTGTTGGTAAAGGTGAGGGCCAGGATTCTCGAAGGACTGATCCCCATGGAAAGCAGGTAGGCTATCCGGTAGGTCAATACCCGTGTCTTGCCCGATCCTGCGCCGGCAATGACCAGTGCCGGTCCCTTGTAATTTAGTACCGCTTCCTGCTGCGCCTCGTTCAAGTCCTGCCTGATTTCTTCCACCTGCTCCTCTGTTTTTATGGGCTGACTAAGATAATATATGTTGATGGATAATATCCAACGCTGATCGCAGGTGATATGATAATTTATTGCACAGTTGAGCTAAATGTTGCATTTTTACGGCCCCTTTGTTTGTATAATAATTTGGCAATAATTCGTTTATAGAATAAACATCTGTCATGACACTACCCGGAGCGGTTGATAAAAAGTATCTCAGGTGCCTGGCAGCGGCAGTAATCGCGGCCCTGGTTCTGGGGCAGGATACCGTGGCACAAATAAGTTCAGGCTCTGCCGATCATGTGGATACGCTGACCTATCTGCCGGGAAATCCTGCAGAAGACCCCCTCTTTGTCTTCTACCAGCCGGAAAGCGGAAGCAATCCCGGATCCCTGACTGCCACCTACCAGGGAGCAGGGCCCTTTAATTTTGAATGGAGCAGGTACAATCCGGCGGTCAACGGTTTTGATCCGGCTTTCAGCAGTGAAACGGGAGCCGGCTCCTCCACGGTATCCAACCTGGATGAAGGGGGGTACAGGGTCCGGATCTGGAACGAAACAGGTACCGATGTCACCTATATGTCGTGGGTCATGCTGGATCATTTACGCGACAGTGTGGTGCAAACCAGCGAGGGGACACTGCCGGGATTTCTTTATACCTGCGACTTTGTGGCCATTGCCGGATATGTTTTCCCGGATACGTTTAAATACTGGGATCTTGTATCACATAAAATGATCACCAGGGTCCTCGATTACTCTTTCAAGTGGACCTCTGACAACAATGAACTGGACATTCCCAATGACACCCTGGTGCTGCGGCCCAATATCTCCTATAAACCACCTTATAAGGATACGGAGTATTACCTCACTGCCACCGATGAGTTCGGAATGACCGCCGTGGATCAGGTCTTCTACGAGAGCATTCAGACCAGCGCCAGCTTCAGCATGGAATACCTGGACAAAGTGACCGGGGAATACACCCCGGATCTGTCTGGCGACTGGAGCCCCGGGGAGGGAAGTCTGGATGCCATGCTTACTGTCCGCTTCATCAATGAATCCCTGAATGGGGAAAGCTACCAATGGGTTTACCTGGACACGGTGGGGGGAGTCCTGGAGACAGAGACCACCTACGACCTGGAGACCGTAACCGAATTTACCTACGAAACCGCCGACGAGTATTACTATCCGTACATGATCTCCATCAGTGAAGAAAATTGTACGGATACCTTCAGGGTGGCGGAAGGCATTCACGTTGCACCCTCCCAGCTGGAAATTCCCAATGTATTCTCCCCCAACGGCGACGGAATCAATGACTATTTTGTTTTCAAGCACCAGTCGCTGGAATCGTGCAGGGTCACCATTGTGGACCGGACCGGGAAAATGGTCTACAAAAGAAAGATTCAAAATATCTACTCCTGGGACGGCTGGGACGGGAATATGCACGATAGTAACCGGAAGGCCCCGGAAGGACAGTATTATTTTGTCGTGGAAGCCATGGGCTATGATGGCATGGAATTCAGCGATCCGAACATTATTGAGCAATGGAAGCTGAACCGGGGGAATAACACGACGGGCAGCACCACCGGTACCGGCACTTCCGGCACACAAACCGGTGAAGAGGATACCAACCGGCTCTATACAGGCTGGCTCTACCTCTACCGGCATAAAGGCGAATTGTAAAGCCTGCTTAAACAGTATGCAGTGAAACAGTTGCGTATCGTTATCATCGTATTTATCCTGCTCACGGCGGGGGCCTTTCTCTGGCTTACCGCAGGCACAGATGCCCGGACCCTGCTCTTTGAGAGGATCATGGCAGGCGATGAACGGATGGTTTACCTGGTGCTGTTAATCAGTGTCCTTACCCTGCTCAGTACCCTCACCGGGCTCCCTGTCTTCTATCTGTCCATGGCCATGGGTTTCCTGCTGGATTTCACTCCGGCCCTCCTGATCTGCTGGGTCGTCAACCTGCTTTCGGTCCTGGCCTCGTTTTTTATGGTCCGCTCAGCCTTTTCGGACTATTTCAGAACAAAATACGGGAAAAAGAAACTGATCAGGCGGATCAACAAACGAATTGAAAATTACGGGCTCTGGAGCGTGGTATTCAGCCGGGGCATCTACATCCTCCCCACCAATCTGATCAATTTCAGCTTTCCGCTGAGCAACATCACCATCCGCTCCTACCTGGCGGGAACCACGATCGGATTAATTCCGGAGTGCCTGATTAATGTGCTTACGGGCTTCCTGATCAAACACGAGGTTATTCTTCTCTCCAGTCCCGAAACCAGAAGCTGGCAGGCAGCCATTACCGGGACATTTATCCTGCTGCTTTTGCTTGTTTTTTTTCTCCTAAAAATACGCCAGAACCGTCGTAAGAAGTTCAGAACATTGAAGGGAATTCCATTTGAAAATTAGTCAAAATTGAAGCTCTGTTCTGCAGAGCCCCGGTAGCGGATTGTTCTGCTGCCGGCACATATATTCACCATTTATCCGGCTCTTTTTCATATCATTAATCTGAAATCTGCCTGCTCCGTTCGTCACCTGGATGAAATGCTGTCTGGCGGGCAGCGGCTAATTGGTCAATTTTATTTTAAAGAAGAAATTTTTTATTGCAACTTGCAGGATGAAAGAGAATATGAAAAGGCTCATATTATCCATATTAATCCTGCTTGTCCTGGTCGCTGGGACCCTTGCCCAGAACTTACCACCGGTGTTTATCTCTGTACCGGTGACAGAGGCCACGGAAGAGGTGCTCTATGAATATACCGCCGTTGCCGAAGACGTGGACGAGCTCGATGTGCTTACCTACAGTGCCCCCGATCCCCTGCCCGCCTGGCTTACCTTCAATCCCGGCAACCAATTATTAAGCGGGACTCCCGGGAATGAGGATGTGGGCGCTCATGAAGTCACGATCCGGGTAAATGACGGAACGGTGGATGTGGATCAGGTTTTTACCATCACGGTGAGCAATGTCAATGATCCGCCTGTCTTTACTACGGTTCCGGATACGGTGGCCACGGAGGATGTGCTCTATTTATCTTCGGTGACTGCCACGGATGCGGATATTGGAGATGTCCTTACCTACAGTGCCCCCCTCCTGCCGGCCTGGTTATTGTTTGATGCAGGCACACAGGTTCTGAGTGGAACACCGGGCAATTCAGAGGTAGGTTATCACAGTGTCACTCTGAGGGTAAATGACGGAACGGTGGATGTGGACACCACTTTCACGATTCATGTGTATAATGCCAACGATGCCCCCGTCTTTNNNNNNNNNNNNNNNNNNNNNNNNNNNNNNNNNNNNNNNNNNNNNNNNNNNNNNNNNNNNNNNNNNNNNNNNNNNNNNNNNNNNNNNNNNNNNNNNNNNNGGGTAAATGACGGAACGGTGGATGTGGACACCACTTTCACGATTCATGTGTATAATGCCAACGATGCCCCCGTCTTTACAAGCATTCCGGATACCACGGCCCTGGAAGATACTCCCTACTCTTCAGGAGTCACTGCCCTGGACATCGATGGAGACAGCCTTATTTTCAGAGCACCTGTGCTTCCTTCCTGGTTACTCTTCAATGATACCACACACATCCTGAGCGGAACACCTGTCAATGACGATGTGGGCGATCATGATGTTACCCTTACCATCTTCGATGGAACGGTAATCATCGATACCTCCTTTGTAATTACCGTTACCAACACAAATGACCTTCCCGTCTTTACCTCTGTGCCGGTCACCACGGGGCGGCAGGGAACTCTGTACACCTATACCGCCACGGCAGAGGATATGGACGGAGACACACTCACTTTCAGCGCTCCTGTGCTTCCCCTCTGGCTGACCTTTGATCCTGTAAGCCGTGTATTAAGCGGGACCCCCGCTAATGAGCATGTCGGGAATCAGAGTGTGTCCATAAATATCAATGATGGAACGGCAGATGTGGTACAATCCTTCACCATTGTTGTGGAGAATGTTAACGATCCCCCTGTCTTTACCTCCACACCCATTCTTGAAGCCCGGCCGGGAAGCGCTTATTCCTATACGGTTAGCGCCATGGATATGGACGGCGATGAGCTCTCTTTCACAGCGCGGGTGCTCCCCGGATGGCTGGACTTTGATCCGGTCACTCATGTGCTGAGTGCCACACCGGGAGACGGAGATATAGGGGATCAATTTGTTTCTATCCGGGTGTCTGATGGTTTGCTCCATGCGGATCAGATCTTTACCATTACTGTTGGTGACGGAAATCATTCCCCGACCTTCACTTCCGATCCGGCAACCTCCGTGGTGCTGGGAGATTCCTATGTTTATACCATTATTGCTCAGGATATTGACGGGGATGCCCTGACCTATTCTG
The Bacteroidales bacterium genome window above contains:
- a CDS encoding TlpA disulfide reductase family protein — translated: MKTLLYLLWTSLFLVSCGSRGGNATVTEAPGGVKNGIKTGINIGERAPELVFESPAGEKISLSSLRGKMVLIDFWAAWCSPCRVENPNLVKSYHRFKDKEFVNGSGFTVYGVSLDRTKEDWVAAIERDGLEWESHVSDLKYWQSVPAAQYGVMAIPANFLIDGDGIILAKNLRGEYLDNKLKEYLK
- the murA gene encoding UDP-N-acetylglucosamine 1-carboxyvinyltransferase codes for the protein MGKFIIEGGHGLKGEITPQGAKNEALQILCATLLSPEAITIHNLPRIKDVLLLMELLRDMGVDVRQLSPSSYQFRAAGVDLDYCRTEAFIRQSASLRGSVMILGPLLARFGKAVLPKPGGDKIGRRRLDTHFLGFLALGASFDFDHADHLYQVNASRLKGAYMHLDEASVTGTANIIMAGVMAEGDTTIYNAACEPYIQQLCHMLVRMGASIDGIGSNLLTIHGVDSLGGTEHTILPDMIEVGSFIGMAAMNRSEITIKEVAFEQLGIIPNAFQRLGICLERRGDDLFVPARDHYTIETFIDGAIMTIADAPWPGLTPDLLSVILVTATQAKGSVLIHQKMFESRLFFVDKLIDMGAQIILCDPHRATVIGLDHRIRLRSTTMSSPDIRAGVALLIAAMSAEGTSTIYNIEQIDRGYENIDIRLNQLGASIRRED
- a CDS encoding type IV toxin-antitoxin system AbiEi family antitoxin, whose product is MLLKVVRDTYLIIPFNANPESYVPDRNLVAKYIMQNKEYYIGYASAMKIHGLTLQSADKEYVVTKRQIKPSIRTHRGITYQFIHHDATRFFGFSSLWINKSEQAMVSDLERTIVDVATKPQLSGGIVELGKAIFQTTDRIDHDKLFYYFSRNNILAAKKRYLFLTEILGLEWTDDHDRMMKELGTSISLLDPAAPHQGPKKSNFGLKINVDPLLIKRKVLATS
- a CDS encoding TlpA disulfide reductase family protein, with product MKIVYYMILAAGFMLFSSNQQAGAQGSDIPLRAAEEVVKAIRIGQVAPDLLLESTTGKQISLHSLRGKMVLIDFWAAWCPPCRRDNPYLVEIYRKYTDREFVNGSGFTIYSVSLDRDRDDWVAAIEKDSLEWEYHVSDLKGRYSEAAIEYEVSSIPVNFLINGDGVILAVGLRRHYLDDKLNEYLK
- a CDS encoding ATP-binding protein, with translation MIPRIPLEKITRQLNRQRAIIIYGPRQCGKTTLLNMLTPQLNGEYLWLNGDDNADAALLSDNSRERLKRVIGKNKYLIIDEAQEIEQIGKKIKIIIDALPGICPILSGSSAFELANKMNEPLTGRKFEIFLFPVAFSEMSAYHGLRKEIQQLESRLIFGSYPEIVMNPGQEKELLKELSSSYLYKDVFKYGNIRKPKELEKIVTLLAWQLGSEVNISELAREAGTSSHTVERYLDLLQKSYIIIELPAFSRNHRNEIKKNKKIYFIDNGIRNTLVGNLDLLATRSDAGALWENYLVSERHKLNAFKGFHGYKYFWRTKQQQEIDYLEESDGKIDAFEFKWNPAKKAKIPLTFTKNYPVNSTTLVNPDNYELFLNKD
- a CDS encoding DUF4290 domain-containing protein, with amino-acid sequence MTYDYNSSRDKLILPEYGRNIHKMVNHIKTIKDRDERNKAARTVIGVMGNLNPHLRDVNDFKHKLWDHLAIIADFDLDIDSPYPWPEPESLKSKPEKVPYHQHRIAKKHYGRSIVLMIEKAVALEPGEEKDDLVKMIAYHMKKSYLTWNREAVSDEEIFGDMKVLSGGVLEVNPELKLPETKDILAKNRPVAPKQKSGGKKGKYKQQYYQHQHKQ
- a CDS encoding DUF362 domain-containing protein, with the protein product MCLQGWSAPWASPPAFPLRIILKSNLVSPDPHCTTKEAFEKNSPCVSFEIMDMVRACPPGLTVIDASTSMEGNGPSDGDLVKTDLIIAGTNPLATDMVAAGIIPEGLVYWAPY
- a CDS encoding TlpA disulfide reductase family protein, whose translation is MKAAHPVLMITIALFSLWPQGVNGQQSGDSEMLREEVSTGLQIGDRAPELVFESPAGETISLSSLRGKMVLIDFWAAWCGPCRRENLNLVKVYRHYKDKEFINGSGFTIYSVSLDRSKEAWTAAIEKDSLEWESHISDLKGWQSAPALEYEVSSIPANTLIDGDGIIVSVGLRGYYLEDKLKELLK